The following proteins are co-located in the Solanum stenotomum isolate F172 unplaced genomic scaffold, ASM1918654v1 scaffold30762, whole genome shotgun sequence genome:
- the LOC125851933 gene encoding gallate 1-beta-glucosyltransferase 84A24-like: protein MASPSQNTKSSLVHIFLVSFPGQGNVNPFLRLAKRLASKGMLVTFSAPEHVGKEMRAVDVNLIIDQPTPYGDGMIRFEFFEDGPSNQSIIEDFDLRMKMLEQAGRRNLTKILKKQDDEGRPVSCIVNNPFFPWVCEIAESLGIPNALLWVQSCACFSIYYHYNFNLVPFPSELEPEKDVLLPNMPVLKYDDLPTFLLHSSGFESVLKRIMLDQFNILSKPFCILVDSFQELEEEVVRHMSKICPIRTIGPLLFNDPKIISTIRGDCTKIEEDCIEWLDSRPTSSVVYISFGSVAVPDQEQTDEIAFGLLNSGISFLWVMKPPPAYSVFQPVVLPDGFLSKVGGRGKIVTWCPQEQVLSHPSVAFFLTHCGWNSSMEAFSSGVPIMAYPQWGDQATNAKYLVDVFKMGIRLSRGENGSKIIAREEIEKCLREATSDDSKVAEMKENAHKWKKQAEEAVAERGSSAINIQAFVDELKNIHAKKQEENA from the coding sequence ATGGCTTCTCCATCACAAAACACAAAAAGTAGTCTTGTCCATATCTTTCTTGTCTCATTTCCAGGTCAAGGCAATGTTAACCCTTTTCTCAGACTAGCGAAACGCCTTGCTAGCAAGGGCATGTTGGTCACTTTCTCTGCACCCGAACATGTTGGCAAAGAGATGAGAGCTGTCGATGTGAACTTGATCATCGACCAACCAACTCCTTACGGAGATGGTATGATCAGGTTTGAATTCTTCGAGGATGGACCCTCGAATCAATCCATTATCGAGGATTTTGACTTGAGGATGAAAATGCTTGAGCAAGCCGGACGAAGGAACTTGACTAAAATCCTGAAGAAACAGGATGACGAAGGTCGTCCTGTTTCTTGTATAGTCAACAATCCATTTTTTCCATGGGTATGTGAAATTGCTGAAAGTCTTGGAATACCTAACGCGTTGCTTTGGGTTCAATCTTGTGCTTGCTTTTCGATATATTACCATTATAATTTCAATCTAGTGCCTTTTCCAAGTGAACTCGAACCTGAAAAGGATGTCCTCCTACCTAACATGCCTGTTTTGAAATACGATGATCTGCCTACGTTCCTACTCCATTCAAGTGGATTCGAATCAGTGTTGAAACGGATTATGTTGGatcaattcaacattttgtCCAAACCTTTTTGCATTTTGGTGGACTCATTCCAAGAACTTGAAGAGGAGGTGGTAAGGCATATGTCGAAAATTTGCCCCATTAGAACTATTGGTCCCTTGTTATTCAATGACCCTAAAATCATTAGCACCATTCGCGGTGATTGCACAAAAATCGAGGAGGATTGCATCGAGTGGCTTGACTCGAGGCCAACATCTTCAGTTGTTTACATTTCATTTGGTAGTGTTGCAGTTCCTGATCAAGAACAAACAGATGAGATCGCGTTTGGACTATTAAATTCAGGGATATCTTTCTTATGGGTCATGAAGCCACCCCCTGCCTATTCTGTTTTTCAGCCTGTTGTGTTACCTGATGGTTTTCTTTCGAAAGTCGGTGGAAGGGGGAAAATAGTGACATGGTGTCCACAAGAACAAGTCTTGTCTCACCCTTCTGTCGCCTTTTTTCTCACACATTGTGGATGGAATTCGTCGATGGAGGCATTTTCAAGTGGCGTCCCCATCATGGCTTACCCTCAATGGGGTGATCAAGCCACGAACGCGAAGTATTTGGTTGATGTATTCAAAATGGGGATCAGATTAAGCAGGGGTGAGAATGGGAGTAAGATAATTGCAAGGGAGGAGATCGAGAAATGCTTGCGTGAAGCCACTAGTGATGATTCGAAGGTAGCAGAGATGAAAGAAAATGCGCACAAGTGGAAGAAACAAGCAGAGGAAGCAGTGGCAGAGCGCGGCTCCTCTGCTATCAATATCCAAGCATTTGTGGATGAGTTGAAAAATATCCATGCcaagaaacaagaagaaaacGCCTAG